In Podospora pseudopauciseta strain CBS 411.78 chromosome 2 map unlocalized CBS411.78m_2, whole genome shotgun sequence, the genomic stretch ATCCAcgcccaactccaacaaGCTTACAAGCTTATTCTGCCTCCCGCAGGAGCAGAACAGCAATGACGTTGTCGGTAGGGCCCGCTCGGTTCAATTCTCTCCCCGACTGTGCAGGAGGCACAGTCGTGGTTGTTACTCACCGAGCTGCCAatgggaagatgggggtggaagatgaagatgaagaagatgaaagTCGTAACCTCGTCCCGGCCATCCCGTCCGATCCCTTCAAACTCCATACCCAGCACCCAAGAACCCCCATGACGCCAATGCGTCCAGAAAACGCCCAATGAGAAAAATCACAAATCCCACACCGATGGGCGTGCCGCAAAGAGCGGCGGCGTCATCATCGAGGTGGCGGCCACATCGCCATCCTGATGGGAATGGCTCGGCACTTGGTCACCCACATACGGATACGTGGTGGTGCCTCTGCAGCCCTGGTTCTAGCCCGGGTAGCGCCGGATGCCGATCCAGCAACACATACAGCTACTCTGCCTTGGGCTGAACTGCAACCACTGAATCATCGCTTTAAGCGGCGAAGCCAGAGTCGGAGGTGACCTCGGCATCGGCAGCCTCCTTGTTGAGCTGGTTGTCCCACCAGTCACCAGTCTCCTTCATGGCACGGGCGACCTTGACGAAGCCGGCAATGTTGGAACCGGCAACCAAGCTGGGATACTCGCCCTCGGTGGCCTCGACGTATTCCTTAGCCGTGTTAAGACCCTGGAAGAAGGCGCACTTCAtgatctccttgagcttgctgtcgacctcctccttggtccAGGCGAGACGCTGGCTGTTCTGGGACATCTCGAGACCGGAGACGGCGACACCACCGCAGTTGGCGGCCTTGCCAGGGGCATACCAGATGGcctcgcccttcttctcacGGCGCTCGTTCTCAAAGACCTCGATGGCCTCGAGAGTGCAGCCCATGTTGGAACCCTCAGCAATGAACTTGCAGCCGGCGGCGACAAgagcctcggcctcctccttgctgaCCTCGTTCTGGGTGGCCGAAGGGAGAGCAATGTCGACCTTGCCGACGTGGACCCAGGGGCGGACACCGTCAATGTACTTGAGGTTGTCCTTGTGGCTGTAGTCGGAGAGAGAGCCGCGGTTGAGCTTGAGCTCAGCAATGGCGGCGATATCCTCGGGGGTGACGCCCTGCTCGCCAGTGGCGATGAGAGAGCCCTTGGAGTCGGAAAGAGAGACGACCTTGCCGCCGAGCTCAATGACCTTGAGGGCAGCATACTGGGCGACGTTGCCGGAGCCCGAGATGGAGACGCGCTTGTTCTTCCAGCCATCGGTCACACCAGCATACTCGAGCATGTGGCCGACATAGTAGACGAGGCCGAAACCAGTTGCCTCGGGACGGATGAGAGAGCCACCCCAGTGGAGACCCTTGCCGGTAAGGACACCAGTGAACTTGTTGCGCTCACGGCGGTAGGCACCGAACATGTAACCGATCTCGcggccaccaacaccgatATCACCAGCGGGAACATCGGTATCGGCACCAATGTATCTGGC encodes the following:
- the GDH3 gene encoding NADP-dependent glutamate dehydrogenase (COG:E; EggNog:ENOG503NVMC), with the translated sequence MSNLPSEPEFEQAYKELYYTLENSTLFKKNPEYRTALKVISIPERVIQFRVIWEDDNGDLQVNRGYRVQFNSALGPYKGGLRLHPSVNLSILKFLGFEQIFKNALTGLMMGGGKGGSDFDPKGKSDNEIRRFCVSFMRELARYIGADTDVPAGDIGVGGREIGYMFGAYRRERNKFTGVLTGKGLHWGGSLIRPEATGFGLVYYVGHMLEYAGVTDGWKNKRVSISGSGNVAQYAALKVIELGGKVVSLSDSKGSLIATGEQGVTPEDIAAIAELKLNRGSLSDYSHKDNLKYIDGVRPWVHVGKVDIALPSATQNEVSKEEAEALVAAGCKFIAEGSNMGCTLEAIEVFENERREKKGEAIWYAPGKAANCGGVAVSGLEMSQNSQRLAWTKEEVDSKLKEIMKCAFFQGLNTAKEYVEATEGEYPSLVAGSNIAGFVKVARAMKETGDWWDNQLNKEAADAEVTSDSGFAA